One Sodalinema gerasimenkoae IPPAS B-353 DNA segment encodes these proteins:
- a CDS encoding tetratricopeptide repeat protein has product MSTPPGLLDLTPLFAPNAELEDSTLMPPDTVAPSTHEGQQEPSKQVAMGQSNIMGPEKMTQDRDASKEFEQPETQTQLISLQEIEASSREEWLTLAQRLKTEERWGEAIAAYKQALSQEASPDHQNHSGQESSNEEQQTGSSSQSFEQLQAQALTYGQQRQWQACIETCEQALALQPTASLYKLLGDVLQLTGRSSEARRSYREALRLRPDFAEVYGNLGNLYAQERQWPRAIECFQRALRYQPQRVVLHRALAGVWEQVGNEVEAVRCWHRVLGLDPVSGQAQDYFSLGNRWVRLGDWSMAERYYREAIARDEQLTDAWHNLAEVLAHHQNWLSAREMYEQILQREPQRVISRLGYARVLTKLEDWQGAMAEYHRLAESAPEQVLAQQRFAQTLKDQGLLEEAIAVYRRALTFAPNGFELRLGFAELLCEQEQWEDALPQAEAAIALNPQVAQAHYYAGRAQVARANWQAAIPYLEQAVTLDSQFFWSRYFWGEALLGLEDWQGAAAVLDAAMPLNPEYPGGYCHLGLAFLELEQYSEAVQAYRQAIAFGSNDVSYSHLGLALLKLEDWDGAIDVLNRGLELKPDDEEFHWLLSQVFVEKQDWQAAIEAVGRAVALKPEGLEFTPQFKQLLCRQGPLHEAVNDWQQAVDLNRDDPQLQLGLGVALLEGEIHLERAEACLRRNLELQPNQPQGYFYLGKCSAGQGRLDEALGFYRRSWELSQSVDCGLALAEVLQQLGRWSEAIQQYRQVLLECGESGEALFGLGQALAASERPMEAVMEWRRAIGLGWNSPELYRCLAEALVSLERWDEAVLEWGRLLELQPGNALVRRQRALALIGLGRWPESAQEWQQYWQVAPGSGQGTVLDFRPELGMYGEIPHRQELSLTGDLTVEFWLRLREWPQDWTNLVGKFVSDEQNEFCLRLKNGERGQWYYGGGKGCAKPLTWVPQERIRLHQWVHIACVRKLGQSGQLYIDGVLHREQDWGQESGATPTEAPVRLMVSSRLDEFLDGQLSEVRVWNVARTSDEIRRGMSEKLETELGLVAVWSGSEDGIVVDRVADHPGEMKQASANGKPRPQVGVCSGELSQKAVDRADTLAQLYGGFAQVELISSQFPQSEGQVSQPIRETEIPCHRIQAEHEEQFLEQALALVLAHPYEVVHLSQPRMPNIVLGLLYKLLWNARVLVDIDDEELTFVKASEPVDLREFLESGERLPKWKHLQGTEWTRIAVGLVREFDGVTVSNPALQERYGGVVIRHGRDEARFVPSADLKRGSRERFGIAQDKKVVLFFGTPRKHKGLVETAEALASLGRKDVVFAIIGDFTDESLKERLLGISGVDYVFVGNQPFESIPDVVAVGDICVLLQDVGSEVSQFQIPAKLSDALGMGLVVLLSETAAVADVIESGAVVPVAEGDLPAVLDRVLSDEAECNKFRVRGWELLAAEFGFGVNRSRLAAVMDEVRGGVVVLSDELNFLLAGFPAVESVWSKFRNEKKEDDNTKLQMVKTNEHCNIDSVYHRLGEALKQLGRFDEAREAYKKSGKFRTEAAESEFNLSPISPKVSSDYKFKIESANQNTLKGWIVYNQQPNLVLEIDVFIDAVLFATIKNDQVRNDLKRLGISSGLGGFKLNFAQGLFNNNHQITLKVNSGIELASIRIVLNKDKISKCNDYLPFYSLKNYITIIVPIYNAPDDLEVCIERLLKYTTISSKLLFIDDASTDLKVSEILSKIKDYKNIRLLKNEHNLGFTRTINRGIAESGRDDIVLLNSDARVTPRWLEGLRRAVASDPRIGTVTPMSDRAGAFSAPQIGNENDLPPAVTEMDYAVAFRRRSPGFYPTVPTGNGFCMYIRRACIDDVGLFDEKAFPRGYCEENDFCMRAIKLGWRNIMDDRTYIFHDRNKSFGQTKTDLIQAGRSIIDERYPHYKKAIRVFSESPQINLARFRARQAQVDCVESSGILPRALFVIATKTGGTPQTNLDLMAALSDRWETWLLHCDGTILTLSKIVDSQEEIIREHILTEQVEPLYHKSFEYDRVVESWLMEYDFDLVHIRHLLWHSLSLPKLSNQSGAAVVMSFHDFYTVCPTVKLLDENNVFCGGKCTSTDGDCTPDLWPANSLPRLKNAWVKQWRKQFSDALAWCDMFVTTSTSVRETILRELPEIPSDRFHVIPHGRNFSTFVQIYPELKEGEPLRILIPGNISVAKGRNLIKMLLDADKEGKLDFHILGNISFNYQHPRLKLHGTYIRDEFADRVQKIKPHVGAIFSIWNETWCHTLTELWSVGIPAIVFNFPTVAGRVIESGGGWVYEHHDIDKLYNNIVNEVFNVKMLSKKRLAVAEWQKGQGRVNTTYKMSSRYQEVYRQATQRHLSHSRILLAK; this is encoded by the coding sequence ATGAGCACACCTCCCGGCCTCTTGGATCTAACTCCCCTTTTTGCCCCCAATGCTGAATTGGAGGATTCAACCCTAATGCCTCCGGATACGGTTGCTCCTTCGACTCATGAGGGGCAACAGGAGCCTTCTAAACAAGTGGCTATGGGGCAATCCAACATCATGGGGCCGGAAAAGATGACTCAAGATCGGGACGCTTCGAAAGAGTTTGAACAACCTGAGACTCAGACTCAATTAATTTCACTTCAAGAGATAGAGGCAAGCTCTCGGGAAGAATGGTTAACTCTGGCTCAGCGGCTGAAGACGGAAGAACGCTGGGGAGAGGCGATCGCCGCCTATAAACAAGCATTATCTCAGGAAGCCTCTCCTGACCATCAAAACCACTCCGGGCAGGAGTCCTCAAATGAGGAGCAGCAGACTGGCTCATCTTCCCAGAGTTTTGAGCAGTTACAGGCTCAAGCCCTCACCTATGGACAACAGCGCCAGTGGCAAGCTTGTATTGAGACCTGTGAACAAGCTCTGGCGCTTCAACCCACGGCGAGTCTCTACAAACTGCTGGGGGATGTTTTACAGCTAACGGGACGGTCATCGGAGGCGCGGCGGAGTTATCGGGAGGCCCTGCGTTTACGGCCTGATTTTGCTGAGGTGTATGGGAATTTAGGTAATCTTTATGCCCAAGAGCGGCAGTGGCCGCGGGCGATCGAATGTTTCCAACGGGCGCTACGATACCAACCGCAACGAGTGGTATTACATCGCGCCTTGGCTGGGGTTTGGGAACAGGTGGGGAATGAAGTTGAAGCGGTGCGTTGTTGGCATCGGGTGTTGGGTTTGGACCCGGTGTCAGGCCAGGCGCAGGACTATTTCAGTTTGGGAAATCGCTGGGTGCGCTTGGGAGACTGGTCGATGGCGGAACGCTATTATCGAGAGGCGATCGCCCGTGATGAGCAGTTGACCGATGCTTGGCATAATCTGGCGGAGGTGTTGGCGCATCATCAGAACTGGCTGTCGGCTCGGGAGATGTATGAGCAGATTTTGCAGCGGGAACCGCAACGGGTGATTTCTCGTTTGGGCTATGCTCGGGTCTTGACGAAGTTAGAAGACTGGCAAGGGGCGATGGCTGAGTATCATCGTCTGGCGGAGTCTGCGCCGGAACAGGTCTTGGCGCAACAGCGTTTTGCTCAAACCTTGAAGGACCAGGGGTTACTCGAAGAGGCGATCGCCGTGTATCGTCGTGCGCTCACCTTTGCCCCTAATGGGTTTGAGTTACGGTTGGGGTTTGCCGAACTCCTCTGTGAACAGGAACAATGGGAAGACGCATTGCCCCAGGCGGAGGCGGCGATCGCCCTTAATCCTCAGGTAGCGCAAGCCCATTATTATGCAGGACGCGCTCAAGTCGCTCGGGCAAATTGGCAGGCGGCGATTCCCTATCTGGAACAGGCGGTGACGTTGGATTCCCAGTTCTTTTGGAGCCGCTATTTCTGGGGCGAGGCTCTCTTGGGTTTAGAAGATTGGCAGGGAGCGGCTGCGGTGTTGGACGCGGCGATGCCTCTGAATCCGGAATATCCTGGGGGCTATTGCCATTTAGGGCTGGCGTTCTTAGAACTCGAACAGTATTCTGAGGCGGTGCAGGCCTATCGGCAAGCCATTGCTTTCGGCTCTAATGATGTCAGCTACTCTCACCTCGGGCTGGCGTTGCTGAAGTTGGAAGATTGGGATGGGGCGATCGACGTCTTAAATCGAGGTTTGGAGTTAAAGCCAGATGATGAGGAGTTTCATTGGCTGCTGAGTCAAGTCTTCGTTGAGAAACAGGATTGGCAAGCCGCGATTGAAGCAGTAGGGCGGGCAGTAGCCTTAAAGCCCGAAGGACTAGAATTTACCCCACAGTTCAAGCAGTTATTATGCCGTCAGGGACCGTTGCACGAAGCTGTAAATGATTGGCAGCAGGCAGTGGATCTTAATCGTGATGACCCTCAACTCCAGTTAGGTTTGGGAGTAGCGTTGCTTGAGGGTGAAATCCACTTAGAGCGGGCCGAGGCTTGTTTAAGGCGGAATCTGGAGTTACAGCCCAATCAGCCACAAGGCTACTTTTATCTGGGAAAATGCTCAGCGGGACAAGGACGACTTGATGAGGCGTTGGGGTTCTATCGTCGCAGTTGGGAGTTGAGCCAGAGCGTTGACTGTGGCTTAGCTTTAGCTGAAGTGTTGCAGCAGTTGGGCCGGTGGTCCGAAGCCATCCAACAGTATCGCCAAGTCTTGTTGGAGTGTGGGGAGTCAGGAGAGGCTTTATTTGGCTTAGGACAAGCTTTAGCAGCTTCCGAACGCCCCATGGAGGCGGTTATGGAGTGGCGGCGAGCGATCGGGCTGGGATGGAATAGCCCTGAGTTGTACCGCTGTTTAGCTGAGGCTTTAGTGAGCTTAGAGCGTTGGGATGAGGCGGTGCTAGAATGGGGGCGACTGTTGGAACTTCAGCCTGGGAATGCCTTGGTAAGACGGCAGCGGGCCTTGGCGTTGATAGGCTTGGGTCGTTGGCCGGAGTCCGCCCAGGAGTGGCAGCAGTATTGGCAAGTGGCTCCAGGGTCAGGTCAAGGCACGGTACTCGATTTTCGGCCGGAGTTGGGGATGTATGGAGAAATCCCTCATCGTCAGGAGTTAAGTCTTACAGGAGATTTGACCGTTGAATTTTGGTTGCGTTTGAGGGAGTGGCCACAGGATTGGACGAATCTTGTCGGTAAATTTGTCAGTGATGAGCAAAATGAGTTCTGTTTACGCCTCAAGAATGGGGAGCGAGGCCAGTGGTACTACGGCGGTGGGAAAGGCTGTGCTAAACCTCTAACTTGGGTCCCACAAGAGAGGATTCGTTTGCATCAATGGGTTCACATTGCCTGTGTGCGGAAGCTTGGGCAGTCTGGACAGCTTTATATCGATGGTGTGTTGCACAGAGAACAGGACTGGGGGCAGGAGTCTGGCGCGACGCCGACAGAAGCTCCAGTGCGTCTGATGGTGAGTTCTCGTCTCGATGAGTTCCTGGATGGTCAGTTATCTGAGGTACGGGTTTGGAATGTAGCTCGCACGAGTGATGAGATTCGCCGAGGGATGAGTGAGAAACTGGAGACAGAACTGGGTTTAGTGGCAGTTTGGTCGGGTTCTGAGGACGGGATTGTCGTTGACAGAGTCGCAGACCATCCGGGAGAGATGAAGCAGGCTTCGGCAAACGGGAAGCCGCGCCCTCAGGTGGGGGTCTGTAGTGGTGAGTTGTCCCAGAAGGCAGTGGACCGGGCCGATACTTTGGCACAGTTGTATGGCGGTTTCGCTCAAGTTGAGTTAATTAGCAGTCAGTTTCCTCAGTCTGAGGGGCAGGTGTCGCAGCCAATTCGGGAGACGGAGATTCCTTGTCATAGGATACAGGCTGAGCATGAAGAGCAGTTTCTTGAGCAGGCGTTGGCCTTGGTTTTGGCTCATCCCTATGAGGTGGTGCATCTGTCTCAGCCTCGGATGCCGAATATTGTTTTGGGGCTGTTATACAAGCTGCTGTGGAATGCACGGGTGCTTGTAGATATTGATGATGAGGAATTGACTTTTGTTAAGGCATCAGAACCTGTGGATTTGCGGGAGTTCCTGGAGTCTGGGGAACGTTTGCCAAAATGGAAGCATTTGCAGGGTACGGAGTGGACTCGCATCGCAGTGGGTTTGGTGCGGGAGTTTGATGGGGTGACAGTCTCGAATCCGGCTTTACAGGAGCGTTATGGCGGGGTCGTGATTCGCCATGGGCGAGATGAGGCGAGGTTTGTGCCTTCGGCTGACCTGAAGCGCGGCAGTCGGGAACGCTTTGGTATTGCTCAGGATAAAAAGGTGGTGCTGTTTTTTGGTACGCCAAGGAAGCATAAGGGTTTGGTGGAGACGGCTGAGGCTCTGGCGAGTTTGGGTCGCAAGGATGTGGTATTTGCGATTATTGGGGATTTTACCGATGAGAGTCTGAAGGAAAGGTTGCTCGGTATTTCTGGGGTGGACTATGTGTTTGTGGGGAATCAGCCCTTTGAGTCTATCCCGGATGTGGTGGCGGTGGGTGATATTTGTGTGCTGTTGCAGGATGTGGGTTCTGAGGTGTCGCAGTTCCAAATTCCGGCGAAGTTGTCGGATGCTTTGGGAATGGGGTTGGTGGTGCTGTTGTCGGAAACGGCGGCGGTGGCTGATGTGATTGAGTCGGGGGCTGTGGTTCCGGTGGCTGAGGGGGATTTGCCTGCGGTTTTGGATAGGGTATTATCAGATGAGGCGGAATGTAATAAATTCCGGGTTCGCGGTTGGGAGTTATTGGCGGCGGAGTTTGGGTTTGGGGTAAATAGGTCTCGGTTAGCTGCGGTTATGGATGAGGTTCGTGGCGGGGTTGTGGTCCTCTCGGATGAGTTGAATTTTTTATTGGCGGGTTTCCCTGCTGTTGAATCAGTTTGGTCAAAGTTTAGGAATGAAAAGAAAGAGGATGATAATACCAAGCTACAGATGGTTAAGACTAATGAGCATTGCAATATTGACTCGGTCTATCATCGCTTAGGTGAAGCATTGAAGCAGTTAGGACGTTTTGATGAAGCGAGGGAAGCTTATAAAAAATCAGGGAAGTTCAGAACAGAGGCAGCGGAGTCTGAATTTAATTTAAGTCCCATATCACCAAAAGTTAGTAGTGATTATAAATTTAAAATTGAATCAGCTAATCAAAATACTTTAAAGGGTTGGATTGTCTACAATCAACAACCTAACTTGGTATTGGAAATAGATGTTTTCATAGATGCAGTTTTATTTGCAACCATCAAAAATGATCAGGTAAGAAATGATTTAAAAAGGCTGGGTATTTCTAGCGGATTAGGAGGTTTTAAGCTCAATTTTGCACAAGGATTATTTAATAATAATCATCAAATAACCTTGAAAGTTAATAGCGGTATTGAGTTGGCTTCAATACGCATAGTTTTGAACAAAGATAAAATCAGTAAATGCAATGATTATCTACCATTTTATTCATTAAAAAATTATATCACTATTATAGTTCCTATTTATAATGCTCCTGATGACCTTGAGGTTTGTATTGAAAGACTTTTAAAGTATACAACCATATCTAGCAAACTGCTTTTTATTGATGATGCAAGTACAGATTTAAAAGTGAGTGAAATTCTTTCAAAAATTAAAGATTATAAAAATATTCGTCTGTTAAAAAACGAACATAATCTGGGTTTTACTCGTACAATTAATAGAGGAATAGCTGAGTCTGGTCGAGATGATATAGTCTTATTGAATTCTGATGCTCGTGTGACTCCACGTTGGCTCGAAGGCTTGCGTCGTGCCGTGGCGTCTGATCCTCGTATTGGAACTGTAACACCGATGTCTGATCGTGCTGGTGCTTTTTCAGCCCCCCAAATAGGCAATGAAAATGATCTACCTCCCGCAGTTACAGAAATGGATTATGCTGTAGCTTTTCGACGTCGTTCTCCAGGTTTTTATCCTACAGTCCCTACGGGCAATGGTTTTTGTATGTACATTCGTCGAGCTTGTATTGATGATGTTGGTTTATTTGATGAGAAAGCATTTCCCAGAGGCTACTGTGAAGAAAATGATTTTTGTATGCGCGCCATAAAACTAGGGTGGAGAAATATAATGGATGATCGTACATATATATTTCATGATCGCAATAAAAGCTTTGGTCAAACCAAAACTGATTTAATTCAAGCAGGCCGTAGTATTATTGATGAGCGTTACCCTCATTATAAAAAGGCAATTCGCGTATTTTCAGAAAGTCCACAGATAAATTTAGCTAGATTTCGTGCTAGACAAGCTCAGGTTGATTGTGTAGAATCATCTGGAATACTACCTAGAGCTTTGTTTGTTATAGCCACTAAAACAGGAGGTACTCCACAAACTAACTTAGATTTAATGGCAGCTCTTTCTGACCGCTGGGAAACTTGGCTTTTGCATTGTGATGGTACAATACTAACATTGTCTAAAATAGTAGACTCTCAAGAAGAAATTATTAGAGAACACATTTTGACAGAGCAAGTTGAACCTCTTTACCATAAATCTTTTGAATATGACCGAGTAGTAGAAAGCTGGTTAATGGAATATGATTTTGATTTAGTGCATATTCGTCATCTGCTATGGCATAGTTTATCTTTGCCTAAGTTATCTAATCAATCAGGAGCAGCGGTTGTGATGTCGTTTCATGATTTTTATACAGTGTGTCCCACCGTTAAATTATTAGATGAGAACAATGTATTCTGTGGTGGGAAATGTACAAGCACAGATGGTGATTGTACCCCGGATCTTTGGCCTGCAAATAGTTTGCCTCGCCTCAAAAATGCTTGGGTGAAACAATGGCGAAAACAATTTAGTGACGCTTTAGCATGGTGTGATATGTTTGTTACAACTTCGACAAGTGTTCGAGAAACAATTCTTAGAGAATTGCCAGAAATTCCTTCTGATAGATTTCATGTAATCCCTCATGGTCGTAATTTTTCGACTTTTGTTCAAATTTATCCAGAATTAAAAGAAGGAGAACCTTTGAGAATTTTAATTCCAGGAAATATATCTGTTGCTAAAGGTCGTAATCTCATCAAGATGTTGTTAGATGCTGATAAAGAAGGCAAGTTAGATTTTCATATCTTGGGCAATATTTCTTTCAATTATCAACATCCGAGATTAAAGTTACATGGTACTTATATAAGAGATGAATTTGCTGATCGTGTTCAAAAAATCAAACCTCATGTAGGTGCTATTTTCTCAATTTGGAATGAAACTTGGTGTCATACATTAACAGAACTGTGGTCAGTGGGAATTCCGGCTATAGTATTTAATTTTCCGACGGTAGCAGGACGAGTGATTGAAAGTGGTGGTGGCTGGGTTTATGAGCATCATGATATAGATAAGCTTTACAATAATATTGTTAATGAAGTTTTTAATGTTAAGATGTTATCCAAAAAAAGATTAGCCGTTGCGGAATGGCAAAAGGGGCAAGGTCGAGTAAATACAACATACAAAATGTCTTCACGTTATCAAGAAGTCTATCGTCAGGCAACTCAGAGACATCTTTCTCATTCCCGTATTCTCTTAGCCAAATAA
- a CDS encoding alginate lyase family protein, with translation MSNQPRIQAILLALGGALAIAGCSASALISPKPPSTSTPSDTTSDLHSQHQSSQTPPNILFDAVALENAQHRLQQSPDHYPLTHAAYDDIRQKADRFQHRVQNSPPPVYTGTRRDDYRQAATTGLTPSLYTALVCVIEAAADHCQTTIDTLVAWAEADGGTQVGQGHRDDLIGAGLDIGRLFHYYAQAFQLVAPQMSPREQQQVQDWFLALGQQIQTSHRYWLHHLSREGANNHLSRHLQGMLIAALYSEDDELLDYVLEDSPWNYANLVRDAIYEEDNPDNLFRRNRDFSHLPIQARTGEIYDRHRSLPHPPAQNDIYNRHRWWDEDVTQGVGFAYSVFHLEGLILTAHMAELNGLQYPEQRLMDVENQSIRNALRFYGQYYLDYPWGREDCRDIEDLEPSPDPYDGDCPIAYEPYFGENPKYHTLYLFLLAQDYYPEDAAFYEDIIAANEPKLIPQETAHPLHSPASVFTFIYGESSHANFR, from the coding sequence ATGTCCAATCAACCACGAATCCAAGCCATCCTGTTGGCCCTGGGGGGTGCATTGGCGATCGCGGGCTGTTCTGCCTCAGCCCTGATCTCCCCCAAACCCCCTTCAACTTCCACCCCATCAGACACCACATCCGATCTTCACTCACAACACCAATCCTCCCAAACTCCCCCTAACATCCTCTTCGATGCAGTAGCCCTAGAGAATGCCCAACACCGACTCCAACAATCCCCAGACCACTATCCCCTCACCCACGCCGCCTACGACGACATTCGCCAGAAAGCCGATCGCTTCCAACACCGAGTCCAAAACTCCCCCCCACCCGTCTACACCGGAACCCGACGCGACGACTACCGCCAAGCCGCTACCACCGGACTCACCCCCAGCCTCTACACCGCCTTAGTTTGCGTCATCGAAGCGGCCGCCGACCATTGCCAAACCACCATCGACACCCTCGTGGCTTGGGCCGAAGCTGACGGCGGAACCCAAGTTGGACAAGGACACCGTGACGATCTCATCGGGGCCGGACTCGATATCGGCCGCCTCTTTCACTACTACGCCCAAGCCTTTCAACTCGTCGCCCCCCAGATGTCACCGAGAGAACAGCAACAAGTCCAAGATTGGTTCCTAGCCCTGGGACAACAAATCCAAACCAGTCATCGCTATTGGCTGCATCACCTCTCCCGCGAAGGGGCCAACAACCACCTCTCACGACATTTACAAGGGATGTTGATTGCAGCCCTCTATAGCGAAGATGACGAGTTGCTGGACTATGTTTTAGAAGACAGTCCCTGGAACTATGCCAACTTAGTCCGGGATGCCATTTATGAGGAAGATAACCCCGATAATCTCTTTCGCCGGAACCGGGACTTCTCTCATTTGCCCATTCAAGCGCGAACCGGGGAAATCTACGATCGCCACCGCAGCCTCCCCCATCCCCCCGCCCAAAACGACATCTACAACCGCCATCGCTGGTGGGACGAGGACGTCACCCAAGGGGTCGGATTTGCCTACAGTGTCTTCCACCTCGAAGGCCTCATCCTCACGGCCCATATGGCGGAACTCAACGGCCTGCAATACCCAGAACAACGGTTAATGGACGTCGAAAATCAATCGATTCGCAATGCCCTGCGCTTCTACGGCCAGTATTACCTAGACTATCCCTGGGGACGAGAGGACTGCCGAGACATCGAAGACCTCGAACCCTCCCCCGACCCCTACGACGGCGACTGTCCCATCGCCTATGAACCCTATTTCGGGGAAAACCCCAAATACCATACCCTCTATCTGTTCCTCCTGGCCCAAGACTATTACCCCGAGGATGCCGCCTTTTATGAGGACATTATTGCCGCCAACGAGCCGAAGTTAATCCCCCAAGAGACGGCCCATCCTCTCCATAGTCCCGCCAGTGTCTTCACCTTTATCTATGGCGAATCCTCTCATGCCAATTTTCGATAA
- a CDS encoding four-carbon acid sugar kinase family protein — translation MSSPKIIVLDDDPTGSQTVHSCLLLTQWDVETLKLGLVDEAPIFFVLTNTRALAPEAARQVTAEVCQNLKTVIAQVGIDDFLVVSRSDSTLRGHYPIETDAIAQELGSFDAHFLTPAFFEGGRVTRDSVHYLHVDGQPVPVHETEFAQDSVFGYHHSYLPDYVAEKTQGTIAAEAVERFTLEDVRSGCFERLMALENNTCGVVDAETQTDLDQFAADILKAASQGKRFLFRSAASLLTSLANLGPQPIAAEDMTQYVRGGKPGAVLVGSHVKKTTQQLQHLLQETGVTGVEVDVSHLVDESPQQREALLTGVLEKVQESWTSGQTPVIYTSREELQFPDRDTRLKFGVAVSQLLMDVVRGLPPELGFLISKGGITSNDVLSQGLALRTANLLGQILAGCSVVRTPETHPQFPNLPVVLFPGNVGDEKGLATVYRRFSGD, via the coding sequence ATGAGTAGCCCCAAAATCATCGTTCTCGACGACGATCCCACCGGTTCCCAGACGGTTCACAGTTGTCTCTTGCTCACCCAATGGGATGTCGAGACCTTAAAATTGGGACTCGTGGATGAGGCTCCAATTTTCTTTGTCCTCACCAATACTCGCGCCTTGGCCCCTGAAGCGGCCCGTCAGGTGACCGCTGAAGTCTGTCAGAATCTTAAGACGGTGATCGCCCAAGTGGGAATTGACGACTTCCTGGTAGTGAGTCGTTCTGACTCCACCCTACGAGGTCATTATCCCATCGAAACCGATGCGATCGCCCAAGAACTCGGCTCCTTTGACGCGCATTTCCTCACCCCCGCCTTCTTTGAGGGGGGACGTGTCACCCGAGATAGTGTCCATTATCTCCATGTCGACGGCCAACCCGTTCCCGTCCATGAAACGGAATTTGCCCAAGATTCGGTCTTTGGCTATCACCACAGCTATCTCCCCGACTATGTGGCCGAGAAAACCCAGGGAACCATTGCCGCTGAGGCCGTGGAACGATTTACCCTAGAGGACGTGCGATCGGGCTGTTTCGAGCGGTTAATGGCCTTAGAAAACAACACCTGTGGCGTCGTGGATGCCGAAACCCAAACGGATTTAGACCAATTCGCCGCCGACATCCTCAAAGCCGCCAGTCAAGGAAAACGCTTTCTCTTCCGCAGTGCGGCTAGCCTCCTCACCTCCCTAGCCAATCTCGGCCCCCAACCCATCGCGGCTGAAGATATGACCCAATATGTGCGCGGTGGCAAACCGGGGGCTGTGTTAGTCGGGTCCCATGTCAAGAAAACCACCCAACAACTCCAGCATCTGTTGCAAGAAACAGGAGTGACGGGGGTGGAAGTGGATGTTAGCCACCTGGTTGACGAGTCTCCCCAACAGCGAGAGGCGTTGTTGACGGGAGTTTTAGAGAAAGTGCAGGAGAGTTGGACCAGCGGCCAAACTCCTGTTATCTATACCAGTCGTGAAGAATTGCAATTTCCCGACCGCGATACCCGTCTCAAGTTCGGCGTTGCGGTGTCTCAATTACTCATGGATGTAGTGCGAGGATTACCGCCAGAATTGGGCTTCCTGATTAGTAAAGGGGGCATCACCTCCAACGATGTTCTCAGTCAGGGGTTGGCCCTACGCACCGCCAACCTCTTGGGACAAATTCTGGCTGGCTGTTCCGTTGTGCGGACTCCCGAGACTCATCCTCAGTTTCCCAATTTACCTGTCGTTCTCTTCCCCGGCAATGTGGGGGATGAGAAAGGTTTAGCCACCGTCTATCGCCGTTTTTCTGGCGATTAA
- a CDS encoding protease complex subunit PrcB family protein, whose translation MIQFLAIALTIPLQLPLALALATVPSQADCGWVNPIAAPTSSIWGPCHRQLWQGLAGSAISVYRRGSLKQPPQPSATPAMRTVSFETQEQGNYSGFNESFERLITEESEWRGFWEQLHGTVSPSPNVPEIDFENYSIIAVGLGDRGDGSYGVQVDRVRQQGQELVVHYLETRSCGMATMAITQPYHIVRIERTSRPVSFQHHQAPPDC comes from the coding sequence ATGATCCAGTTTTTGGCGATCGCCCTAACAATTCCCCTCCAACTCCCGCTGGCCTTGGCCCTCGCCACGGTTCCCAGCCAGGCGGACTGCGGCTGGGTTAACCCCATCGCCGCCCCCACCTCCTCCATTTGGGGGCCCTGCCATCGTCAGTTATGGCAGGGATTGGCGGGTTCTGCCATCTCGGTGTATCGCCGAGGCAGCCTGAAGCAACCCCCCCAACCCTCAGCCACTCCAGCCATGAGAACCGTCTCCTTTGAAACCCAGGAACAGGGGAATTACAGTGGTTTCAACGAGTCCTTTGAACGACTCATTACAGAGGAGTCAGAATGGCGAGGGTTCTGGGAACAACTCCACGGGACCGTCTCTCCTTCGCCGAACGTCCCCGAGATTGATTTTGAGAATTACAGTATCATCGCCGTGGGATTGGGCGATCGCGGGGATGGGTCTTACGGTGTTCAGGTCGACCGAGTGCGACAACAAGGGCAGGAACTCGTCGTCCACTACCTGGAAACTCGTAGCTGTGGCATGGCCACTATGGCGATTACTCAGCCCTATCACATCGTTCGCATTGAGCGCACCAGCCGTCCCGTAAGTTTCCAACATCATCAGGCCCCTCCAGACTGTTAG
- a CDS encoding hemerythrin domain-containing protein: protein MERIIIFLGRYIDQHFGFEENCMNAYQCPIACENKQAHRYFRQTFEDIKCQFEQEGASLSLVLKVNRNLLDWFINHIRKIDMQLKPYATPSGGSSS from the coding sequence ATTGAAAGAATCATTATTTTTTTAGGTCGATATATTGACCAGCACTTTGGTTTTGAAGAAAACTGCATGAATGCCTATCAATGCCCCATTGCCTGTGAAAACAAACAGGCACATCGTTATTTCCGGCAGACCTTTGAGGATATTAAATGTCAATTTGAGCAAGAAGGGGCGAGTCTATCTTTGGTTTTAAAAGTCAACCGTAACCTTTTGGATTGGTTTATTAATCACATCCGTAAAATCGATATGCAGCTTAAACCTTATGCAACACCGTCGGGTGGCTCATCGTCGTAG